The Laspinema palackyanum D2c sequence AGATAATCGGGTTGAAGTTCGCCGGGTACTCCTGATTACCCTGGGCTTAAATTTGGTCGTGTTGGGAATTAAAGCGGTGGTGGGGACCTTGACGGGTTCCCTGAGTTTGTTGGCGGATGCGTTGCATAGTGTGACCGATAGTGCCAATAATATTTTGGGATTGGTGACGAATCATTTCGCCTCTCCCCATCCCGATCGCGAACATCCTTATGGCCATCAAAAGTTTGATGCAGTAGGGGCCTTGGGGATTGCGGCCTTTTTGGGGGTAGCCTGTTTTGAAATTCTCAGCAGTGCGATCGCGCGGATTTTCTTCGGGGATGGAACCCCAGTGGAAGTTTCCCCCAGAGAACTATGGATTTTGCTGGTGGTATTGGGAATCAATATCTTTGTCGCCTTTTATGAACGGACCGTTGGTCGGCGAATTGGGAGCAGTATTCTAATTGCTGATGCCAAACATACCATGAGCGATGTTTGGGTGACGATTGTCGTGATGGCGGGGTTAATTGCAATTACCTTTGCCAGTCGCTGGCCTTGGTTGCAATCGGTGGATGTGATTTTGGCCTTTCCCGTGGCCTTGTTGGTGTTTAGAAGTGGGTGGGAAGTGTTGGCGGATAATTTGCCCTGGTTGGTGGATCAAATGGCGATCGCCCCAGAAGCAATTCACTCCATTACCCTGCAAGTTCCCGGGGTACTCAACTGCCATGATATTGCCTCTCGCGGTGTGGTCGGACGTCAGGTTTTTATTGAAATGCATCTGATTGTTGATGCCAAGGATGTGGAAACGGCTCATGCCATTACCGAGGAAGTGGAAGCGCGTTTACAGGCCAGATTCTCTCCAGCCCGGATTTTAATTCATATCGAACCGCCTAGCTATCAATCCCCGGAGATTAGCTATGCGCCGGACTCTCCTGAATCCCGAAAATAATGCCTAGACTGGGCGATCAACGGGAAAACCTCCCTTGGAAATCTCGGTTAAAACATCGGTCGTTTTCCACAGATTGATGTCAGTTTTCCACAGATTTTTGCCAGTTTTCCCCAACAATTAAAGCGCTTCCAGGTTTCTAAGTTTCTAAAAAAGTGGGTTGTTTCTGTCCGAAATATTGCGCCAGAAACCTGCTGTCTGGATTGAGTTCCCTCAGTTTGGGTAGATTGACTCTGGGGCTTTCCGCTACAGGTAGAAATTCTCCTTGAGGGCGCAGACCTCCAGGGCCATAGTTTGGGCCAATGCCGGGAAAGAACTGCCAGGGCGAGCCCCGCTGATGCTTCATATTTCTTAATTTTTTTTTAGAATAAGAATAAAGTCAAGTTAACTGTCCCCTGTTTTTATGTTGTTACAACCGACCCAACGCACGAAACTCGATGAGTCCGACGATCGCCTGTTCTATTCCTACCCCCGATTCGTCACCCATGTGGATGATGGATTCATTGACCAACTAACCCATCTCTATCGCGATCGCCTCAAACCCAACAGCCGCATCTTCGATATGATGAGTTCCTGGGTCTCCCATCTCCCCCCAGACATGACCTTTGCTCATGTGGAAGGTCATGGTCTCAATGAAGAGGAACTGGGGAAAAATCGCCGTCTTAACCATTATTTTGTCCAAGATCTCAATGACAATCCCCACCTCCCCCTAGAGGACCAAAGTTTTGATGCGGTTCTGAATGCGGTTTCGGTCCAATATATCCAACATCCCGAAGTGGTGTTTAGCGAAATTCACCGCATCCTGAAACCTGGTGGCATCGCGATTATTAGTTTTTCCAATCGAATGTTTTATCAGAAAGCGATTCAAGCATGGCGCGAGGGGAATGAAGGGTCTCGCGTTGCTCTGGTGAAAAGTTACTTTCAGGCAGTGGAAGGGTTTTCTAATCCGGAAGCGATCGCCCGCAAGTCCGATCTACCTTCTATCTTGCAGTTTATGGGGATGGGCGGTGGTGACCCCTTTTATGCGATTATTGCCCATCGTTTACCTGAATAACTCAATCGGTTAGATTTGCCAAATCACCGGATTCTACTTCGGCAGCAGTCGGTGAGCTCACCCTCGGCACACAGGAGTTTAGAGGGTGGCCAAAATCTTCTCGACTTCATGACATAATGCTTCGTGACAATGAGCATTGCTCGCGATCGCGCACCCCCACTGATTCACATCTTTTTGGTTGTAGCGCAACGGCGTCCCATCGACAAAGGTTAACTGGCCCCCGGCTTCCGTCAAAATTAACTCTGGGGCCGCAAAGTCCCAATCTTTGGGCGCACCTCTGCCGGAGAGGGAAATAAACCCATCCACCTGCTGTTCCACAATGGCGGCAATTTTGCACCCGATACTCCCCATATATTGTTGGGTTTGGCAGGGTAAGCGTTGCAACAGTTCGTCCAATTTCTCCCCTTTGCGGGTCCGTCGGGTCAGCAGGCATAAGTCCTGGAGGCGATCGCGGGAGGAGACTCGGACTGGGGTGCGATCGCCAGAACGGGTTTCCACAAAGGCCCCCCCTCCACGTTGGGCATAATATAATTTCTGGGCGGAAGGGACTGCCACCACTGCCACTACGGGTTGCCCCTGATAGACTAAGGCAATATGTACCGCATAGTTAGGGTTTTGCTGAATGTAAGCGCGAGTGCCATCGATCGGGTCAATAATCCAAACCCACTGATGATCCCGGCGATCGCCATTGGTATGGGATTGATAACTTTCCTCACTCAGATAGCCAAACTCCAGACTGCCAAAGGCAATCCGTAATTTTTGCAAGATATACTCGTTCGCCGCTACATCGGCATTGGTGACGGGACCTTCTTTTTTTTCCCTCACCTTCAGTTTCCCAGCAGCATCGCTATGATAGTAAGTCAGAATATCCGCACTCCCCCAACCAATCATCCGGGCGATCGCTCCGATCTCCTCCAATTTCTCTAAGCGATTGTCCGTCATTGTTGCTCTCAACTGTTTGCTTTTGCTCATTTTCCTCTTGAGTTATTGGCCTAATTTTAAAACCCTCTCTCGGTGATTTATCCGGGTTTTTTATACTTTTGAGAAGGTCAGCTTATCTTAGGTGTTACATTTAATCTGACCTCTCTATCTTAACTTAACCCCTGTTTTCTTGATTCAAGACTTGCTAACATTCGCTCTGATTTCTAACAATTTCTCAGTAATTTCACCGATTCTCTATATTAATGAACTACCTTGTTCCTTGAAGTGACTGGAAGAATCTGTTGAACACCTCTATAGAGAAAACGCGAATAATTAGACTCGAACCCCACTTCCCCATAAGCGGGAGACAAGAGATATATAGGTGGATCTAAATCATTGTGACCCTTCATTTAGATACTATATAAACCGATAAATAGCGGCACCGCATTCAACTTCCCCAACTCTCTATCGAAGTGATGGGTAACTCCTGTCGGCGTCTATTATTTATAAAGCAGGCTTTTTCAGGAGGATTATCTCCAAAATTAGGATGCTTTAATAGACTTCTGGCCCAATTCTAAAAAGACCCCCGGAATAAGGGGGTTTGGGGGGAGCAATCCTTTTTTTTGCAAGCGTTCTAATATTCATCCCTTCAATTTTCTAAGTAAGCCCATTGTTTCCAATCTCGACGCCGGGACAATCCTTTAATTTCAATATCCATCCGATTGGCTTCGGCAATTTCAAAAATTAGACGCAATCCATCTCTAAATTTTTTTTGCTTACTGTTAAAACAAATCGAATATTGTAAGGGTTCTCGCGCTTGAATATACACTAACCGATTGTTTTTCCGATTAGATACTAAAATAGCTCGTTTTACATTAACCCAAGGGATAATCAGCCTCGGACTGAGAGGACTGCGCCGCACGATGTGACTAGGACTAATTTCTATAGCGGCACATAATTCATCGGCAATAATCAGTAAGGGACTGGTCATCGCAATCCAAATCATCGCCGTCCCAACCGGAATCAAGAGCAGGGATAGACAGGCACAAATTAAGTAAAAGACTCCTAATCCCCAACCAATCCACGGATTACGAGGAGAGAGCCGCAGGAATTGTTCTCGGGTTTGCATCGTTTACCTTCCTTTACAGGCTTTTTGGGTTAATTCTAATTCATTCAAATCACCGTCCAATCCTTCTAAAGAGATAGGTTAGGACCGGCTTGAGGTGAGGTTCATCCACTGGCGTGTCCCAAAGACTTCACAAGCGCTGGAGGCAATTTTTGCCGCAGAAGCTAAAGCCCGGGGGAATGTTTCTTGTAAAATATAATGACAAAATGCCCCATGAAAAATATCAC is a genomic window containing:
- a CDS encoding class I SAM-dependent methyltransferase, with amino-acid sequence MLLQPTQRTKLDESDDRLFYSYPRFVTHVDDGFIDQLTHLYRDRLKPNSRIFDMMSSWVSHLPPDMTFAHVEGHGLNEEELGKNRRLNHYFVQDLNDNPHLPLEDQSFDAVLNAVSVQYIQHPEVVFSEIHRILKPGGIAIISFSNRMFYQKAIQAWREGNEGSRVALVKSYFQAVEGFSNPEAIARKSDLPSILQFMGMGGGDPFYAIIAHRLPE
- a CDS encoding cation diffusion facilitator family transporter, producing MATDNRVEVRRVLLITLGLNLVVLGIKAVVGTLTGSLSLLADALHSVTDSANNILGLVTNHFASPHPDREHPYGHQKFDAVGALGIAAFLGVACFEILSSAIARIFFGDGTPVEVSPRELWILLVVLGINIFVAFYERTVGRRIGSSILIADAKHTMSDVWVTIVVMAGLIAITFASRWPWLQSVDVILAFPVALLVFRSGWEVLADNLPWLVDQMAIAPEAIHSITLQVPGVLNCHDIASRGVVGRQVFIEMHLIVDAKDVETAHAITEEVEARLQARFSPARILIHIEPPSYQSPEISYAPDSPESRK
- a CDS encoding 3'(2'),5'-bisphosphate nucleotidase CysQ family protein yields the protein MTDNRLEKLEEIGAIARMIGWGSADILTYYHSDAAGKLKVREKKEGPVTNADVAANEYILQKLRIAFGSLEFGYLSEESYQSHTNGDRRDHQWVWIIDPIDGTRAYIQQNPNYAVHIALVYQGQPVVAVVAVPSAQKLYYAQRGGGAFVETRSGDRTPVRVSSRDRLQDLCLLTRRTRKGEKLDELLQRLPCQTQQYMGSIGCKIAAIVEQQVDGFISLSGRGAPKDWDFAAPELILTEAGGQLTFVDGTPLRYNQKDVNQWGCAIASNAHCHEALCHEVEKILATL